The following are encoded in a window of Perca flavescens isolate YP-PL-M2 chromosome 24, PFLA_1.0, whole genome shotgun sequence genomic DNA:
- the spp2 gene encoding secreted phosphoprotein 24 yields the protein MKFYVLLLALLQSLGCSGVPLYTSELESMASRGLGAALAEVNSVYAVNHLYRVTQSSVKRVISVGINTADLVMVFGIKETECLKASTHDPQTCAFRPGFFVPSSSCSSRVQMLDTSTQVLSLSCGHDSSSSSESSEEKFSRGRYQFNISFGNRDPAPAPTAPSVQPGRSLHKQRAEIWNNSLE from the exons ATGAAGTTCTACGTGCTTCTCTTGGCCCTGCTGCAGTCTCTGGGATGCTCAG GTGTCCCACTGTACACCTCTGAGCTGGAGTCTATGGCAAGCAGGGGGCTCGGAGCAGCTCTGGCTGAGGTCAACTCTGTGTATGCTGTCAACCATCTCTACCGGGTAACTCAAAGCTCTGTCAAAAGG GTTATATCCGTGGGCATAAACACTGCTGACCTGGTGATGGTATTTGGCATTAAAGAGACGGAGTGCTTGAAGGCTTCCACCCACGACCCACAGACATGTGCCTTCAGACCTGGCTTCTTTGTG CCATCCTCGTCCTGCTCCAGTCGGGTTCAAATGTTGGACACCTCAACCCAGGTGCTTTCTCTCAGCTGCGGCCACGACTCCTCGAGCTCCAGCGAGTCCAGCGAGGAG AAGTTCTCAAGAGGGAGATACCAGTTCAACATCTCATTTGGAAATAGAG ACCCGGCACCTGCTCCGACTGCTCCATCCGTCCAGCCTGGTCGCTCTCTCCAcaaacagagagcagaaatcTGGAACAATTCCCTGGAGTGA
- the alg11 gene encoding LOW QUALITY PROTEIN: GDP-Man:Man(3)GlcNAc(2)-PP-Dol alpha-1,2-mannosyltransferase (The sequence of the model RefSeq protein was modified relative to this genomic sequence to represent the inferred CDS: inserted 1 base in 1 codon): protein MSVHDQLVLCLCELTRLLWKLMLPLLFLSVLLIAVLVLLVLAVRFWLQSSRNARRARDGRPTVAFFHPYCNAGGGGERVLWCAIRALQRRYLDINFVVYTGDLGVMGQQILDGARRRFNIVLPRPVQFVFLRHRLLVEPGLFPHFTLLGQSVGSVFLGWEALTEFVPDLYIDSMGYTFTLPLFRYLGGCRVGSYVHYPTISTDMLSVVRERNPRFNNPDYVSNSLFLSAFKVVYYCLLAMLYGMAGSCSDLIMVNSSWTLNHILSLWRAPNRTSVVYPPCDVSAFLDVPLEEDGDKKCHSIVSIGQFRPEKDHRLQISAFKKVLDRXEGGGGGREALKLVLIGGCRNQEDEDRVLMLRGLCQELGVADRVQFKLNVPFEELKREMGEATIGLHTMWNEHFGIGIVECMAAGKVILAHKSGGPQLDIVVPFEGGQTGFLADDEDSYAEAIERILALPPASRLHIRRNARQSVARFSDQEFDACFLAAMEPLMGTLER from the exons ATGTCGGTCCACGATCAGTTGgttctttgtttgtgtgaatTAACAAG GCTGCTGTGGAAGTTGATGCTGCCCCTGTTGTTTCTGTCCGTGCTGCTGATCGCCGTCCTGGTCCTGCTGGTGCTGGCTGTGCGCTTCTGGCTTCAGAGCAGCAGGAACGCTCGGCGGGCGAGGGACGGCCGTCCCACGGTTGCCTTCTTCCACCCCTACTGCAATGCTGGCGGTGGGGGAGAGAGGGTGCTCTGGTGTGCCATCAGGGCACTGCAGCGCAG ATACTTGGACATCAACTTTGTGGTGTACACGGGGGACCTGGGTGTGATGGGACAGCAGATCCTGGATGGGGCGCGTCGTCGTTTCAACATTGTGCTCCCCCGCCCGGTTCAGTTTGTGTTCCTGAGGCACCGGCTGCTTGTGGAGCCCGGCCTGTTTCCTCACTTCACCCTGCTGGGACAGAGTGTGGGCTCGGTCTTCCTGGGATGGGAGGCGCTGACGGAGTTTGTCCCAGACCTTTACATCGACTCCATGGGCTACACCTTCACTCTGCCCCTGTTCCGCTACTTGGGAGGCTGCAGAGTGGGGAGTTACGTTCACTACCCCACCATCAGCACTGACATGCTGTCTGTAGTGAGAGAGAGGAACCCCAG GTTCAACAACCCTGACTACGTCTCCAACAGTCTGTTCCTGAGCGCCTTCAAGGTGGTCTACTACTGCCTGCTTGCCATGCTCTACGGCATGGCAGGCTCCTGCAGCGACCTCATCATGGTCAACTCCTCCTGGACCCTCAATCATATCCTGTCACTGTGGCGCGCTCCCAACCGCACCAGTGTGGTCTACCCACCCTGCGACGTCAGCGCGTTCTTGGATGTGCCGCTGGAGGAGGATGGGGACAAGAAGTGCCACTCGATCGTTTCTATTGGGCAGTTCAGGCCGGAGAAGGACCACCGGCTGCAGATATCCGCTTTCAAAAAGGTGTTGgaca aggagggagggggcggGGGCAGGGAGGCGCTGAAGCTGGTTCTGATCGGTGGATGCAGGAACCAGGAAGACGAGGATAGGGTGCTCATGTTGAGGGGGCTGTGCCAGGAGTTGGGTGTGGCCGACAGGGTGCAGTTTAAACTGAACGTACCCTTCGAGGAGCTgaagagagagatgggagaAGCCACCATCGGACTGCATACCATGTGGAATGAACACTTTGGAATAG GCATTGTGGAGTGTATGGCAGCAGGGAAGGTCATTCTGGCGCACAAGTCCGGCGGTCCCCAGCTGGACATTGTGGTGCCTTTCGAGGGAGGCCAGACAGGCTTCCTGGCTGATGACGAGGACAGTTACGCGGAAGCCATAGAGAGGATCCTGGCGCTGCCGCCCGCCAGCCGGCTACACATCAGACGCAACGCACGTCAGTCCGTGGCTCGCTTCTCAGATCAGGAGTTTGACGCCTGCTTCCTCGCTGCTATGGAGCCACTGATGGGGACACTTGAACGATGA
- the cpb2 gene encoding carboxypeptidase B2: MNLDQLLKTGRCTETQDQILSITPKTQEQVDILKNVSTQYETALWQPVSPQYIKEENEVHLFVPANSSETVKDLLQKHAITHRVLLANTNELIEMQTRNDSTDPRSSSTFYERYHSLEDIYHWINRTQQDNPNMVKAILIGSSYEKRPLYVLKLSVNNRPNKKAMWIDCGIHAREWISHAFCLWFVQNSLSFYKLNQDITRILDNMDVYILPVMNPDGYQYTWTTNRMWRKNRSVSKSSNCIGVDLNRNFDANWCTEGASDEPCTEIYCGAFPESEPESQAVANFLRSHKDSVQFYLSIHSYSQMLLFPYSCTLDEAENHKDLLEMAQEAAQAIRRYYRNTYKYGSGAKTIYLAPGGSDDWAYNLGIKYSFTFELQDRGRYGFLLPPSLISRACNEALIAVKTIALKVIEKTQAPTSHP; encoded by the exons atgaATTTGGACCAGCTCCTGAAGACAGGACGCTGCACAGAAACACA AGACCAAATTCTATCAATCACCCCCAAAACACAGGAACAAGTGGACATCTTGAAGAATGTTTCCACTCAATATGAG ACAGCTTTATGGCAGCCTGTTTCACCTCAGTACATCAAAGAAGAAAATGAGGTCCACCTGTTTGTTCCTGCAAACAGCTCAGAGACTGTCAAGGATCTGCTGCAGAAACACGCCATAACACATAG GGTGTTATTGGCCAACACCAACGAGTTGATTGAAATGCAGACGAGAAACGACTCCACTGACCCACGAAGCAGCTCAACTTTCTACGAGAGATATCACAGTCTGGAGGAT ATCTATCATTGGATAAACAGGACCCAACAGGACAACCCCAACATGGTCAAAGCCATTCTCATTGGCTCCTCATATGAGAAGCGACCACTCTACGTTCTGAAG ttgtctgtAAATAACAGGCCGAATAAGAAAGCAATGTGGATTGACTGTGGTATCCATGCCAGAGAGTGGATCTCTCATGCTTTCTGCTTATGGTTTGTACAAAAT TCTCTGTCATTTTACAAGCTAAACCAAGATATTACTCGCATCTTGGACAACATGGATGTCTACATCCTGCCTGTTATGAACCCTGATGGATACCAGTACACATGGACAACA aACAGGATGTGGAGGAAGAACCGCTCCGTCAGCAAGAGCAGCAACTGCATCGGGGTCGACCTCAACAGAAACTTTGATGCCAACTGGTGCA CGGAGGGAGCCTCTGATGAGCCCTGCACTGAGATCTACTGCGGTGCGTTCCCTGAGTCGGAACCAGAGTCGCAGGCCGTGGCCAACTTCCTGCGCAGTCACAAGGACTCAGTTCAGTTCTACCTCAGCATCCACTCCTACTCTCAGATGCTTCTCTTCCCGTACTCCTGCACCTTAGATGAAGCAGAGAACCACAAAGACCTG CTTGAGATGGCCCAAGAAGCTGCCCAGGCAATCCGACGATATTACAGGAACACCTACAAATATGGCTCTGGAGCAAAGACAATAT ACTTGGCTCCTGGTGGTTCTGATGATTGGGCGTACAACCTTGGCATCAAATACTCCTTCACATTTGAGCTCCAGGACCGTGGGCGTTATGGTTTCCTCCTGCCACCATCTCTCATTTCCAGGGCCTGCAATGAAGCTCTGATTGCTGTGAAGACCATTGCTCTCAAGGTTATAGAGAAAACACAAGCTCCAACAAGTCATCCTTAA